CTCCGCATTGATCAACGATCCGTCGCAAGGCGGCCAGGCCACGGTCCTGTCGAAACTGATGACCGTCGCGGCGGCGGTGGTGTGCATGGGCATGGGCGTCCATCACCTGTGGATCATCGCGATCGTGCATTCCTACGCGATGTTCCCGGTCGGCGGACTGCCGCCCGCTGGCGACTTCGCGCAGCTCGCGATCCTCACCATCGGCAAGGCGATGAGCCTGTCGATCAGCCTCGCCGCACCCCTGCTGATCTACGGCATCGTCTTCAACATGGCGCTCGGCCTGTCGGCGCGCCTTGCGCCCGCGATCCAGGTCTTCTTCATCGCGCAGCCGCTCAACCTGCTGCTTGGCCTGGGGCTGTTCGCGATGCTCATCGGTACGATCCTGACGACCTTTGCTTCGGCGATGGTCGATTGGCTGCAAACGGGATTGGTCTGACGATATGGCCGACAAGGACCAGAAGACCCAGGATCCAACCGACAAGAAGCTCAGCGACGCGCGCGCCAAGGGCGACGTCGCAACCTCGACCGAGATGCGACACGCGGTGATGTTCATCGCGATGATCATCGTGGCAGGCGGCCTCGGCAGTTGGACGCTGACACAGCTCGGACCGATGCTGGTACGGCTGTGGGGCAGCGCCGACGATTATGCGCTGGAACCCGCCGGCGCGCAGGCGTTCGCTACCGGTGTCGCGCTGGCGGTACTGCAGGGGCTAGCGCCTATTCTCGCGCTTCTGTTTGGCTTCGCCCTGCTGATCCTGTTCGTGCA
Above is a genomic segment from Sphingomonas sp. HMP6 containing:
- the fliR gene encoding flagellar biosynthetic protein FliR, with the translated sequence MELLPVEGTGFLILFVRVGAVLMLLPVFSDDAIPAKIRLMLSLGMTAGLWGLLGPRIMPLAQNSAGLPGIIIAEFLTGLAIGMIIKIMFLAAAMAGSIISLQVGLSSALINDPSQGGQATVLSKLMTVAAAVVCMGMGVHHLWIIAIVHSYAMFPVGGLPPAGDFAQLAILTIGKAMSLSISLAAPLLIYGIVFNMALGLSARLAPAIQVFFIAQPLNLLLGLGLFAMLIGTILTTFASAMVDWLQTGLV